The following is a genomic window from Nguyenibacter vanlangensis.
TTCGTGAGAAGAAATATTCTCGTCGTTTACGCGCACCCTGAACCCACCTCGCTGACACGGCAGTTGGTCGACGTGACCGCTGAGACGCTGTCGGCGGCGGGGCACACCGTGGTCCATTCCGACCTCTACGGCATGAAGTGGAAGGCGGTGTACGACGCCGATGACTTTCCGACGCGCGACAACCCCGAACGGCTGTCGTTCATCATGGAATCGGGCCATGCTTACGCAAGCGGGCGTCAGACGCCAGACGTGATCGCCGAGCAGCAGAAGCTGCTCGAGGCCGATGCTGTGGTCCTACAATTCCCGCTGTGGTGGTACGGCGTGCCCGCGATCCTGAAGGGCTGGATAGAGCGGGTCTATGCCTTCGGTTTTGCCTACGGCTATCAGAATGGCTCCAACGAGTTCCGCTTTGGCGAGGGCATCCTCAAGGGCAAGCGAGCGTTGGTCAACGTGCAGGCAGGCGGCCCAGTGGTCGATTATGGCCCGCGGGGTATCAACGGGCCGATCGAGCAACTGTTGTTCCCGCTGACTCATGGCGCGCTGTTCTACCCCGGCATGGACGTGCTGCCGACGCACGCGGTCTATGGCGCGGGTCAAATTTCCACGGCGGAAGAAGTGGAGGCGATCAAGGCAGCATGGCGTGTGCGTCTCGCCGGGCTATTCACCGACACGCCGATTCCCTTCCGGTCGCAAAACGGCGGCGACTTCCCCGATCGCCACACCATGGCCGACCATGTTGCGCCGGGCCAAACCGGCCTCGTCGCGCACTTTGCCGATCTGGTCGACTCATAAAGAGCGACACCGATGTCGCCCGCATTGATCGCGCTTGCCGTGGCGGCCTTCGCCATCGGCACTACGGAATTCGTCATGATCGGGCTTATCCCGGATGTCGCGCGCGATCTTACGGTAACGATACCCCAAGCCGGTCTGCTTGTGACTGGCTATGCCCTGGCCGTGACCGTTGGTGCGCCGACGGTCACGGCCCTTACCGGGAGGCTTCCCCGCCGCGGGCTTGCGGTTGGGCTGATGGGCCTATTCACGCTCGGTAATCTGCTTGGCGGCGCTGCGCCGACTTATGAAGTGCTGCTGGCCGGGCGGATCATGACCGGAGTGGCGCACGGCGTGTTCTTCGCAGTCGGCGCGCCGATTGCGATGAGCCTGGCGGATCGTGAGCGCGGCGCGCAGGCGGTGGCGATGATGTTCGCAGGGCTCACCCTTGCAATGGTGATCGGTGTCCCGTTCGGCACAATCGTCGGACAGAGCCTTGGGTGGCGCGCACCGCTGCTGGCGGTGGCTGTGCTCGGATGCCTCGCGACAGCGCTATTGCGACTTTTGTTGCCGCGGGAAATCCCCCACGCTCGGCCCGCCGGATTGCAGTCGCAGTTCGCCGTACTGGCGAAGCCCCGCCTCCTGGCGCTCTATTTCATCGCCATGACGGGGTTCGGCGGATCATTCGTGGTTTTCACCTTT
Proteins encoded in this region:
- a CDS encoding NAD(P)H-dependent oxidoreductase, with the protein product MPIGNINQADKAPNNYGDHFVRRNILVVYAHPEPTSLTRQLVDVTAETLSAAGHTVVHSDLYGMKWKAVYDADDFPTRDNPERLSFIMESGHAYASGRQTPDVIAEQQKLLEADAVVLQFPLWWYGVPAILKGWIERVYAFGFAYGYQNGSNEFRFGEGILKGKRALVNVQAGGPVVDYGPRGINGPIEQLLFPLTHGALFYPGMDVLPTHAVYGAGQISTAEEVEAIKAAWRVRLAGLFTDTPIPFRSQNGGDFPDRHTMADHVAPGQTGLVAHFADLVDS
- a CDS encoding MFS transporter; the encoded protein is MSPALIALAVAAFAIGTTEFVMIGLIPDVARDLTVTIPQAGLLVTGYALAVTVGAPTVTALTGRLPRRGLAVGLMGLFTLGNLLGGAAPTYEVLLAGRIMTGVAHGVFFAVGAPIAMSLADRERGAQAVAMMFAGLTLAMVIGVPFGTIVGQSLGWRAPLLAVAVLGCLATALLRLLLPREIPHARPAGLQSQFAVLAKPRLLALYFIAMTGFGGSFVVFTFLAPLLMEVTHVSPAAVSLALMAFGAAAMVGNFGGGRLSDALGTRRGLTAALVGLVLALAALPFSAPHVLTMFTNLLLWSACCFCLGPIVQSGVVAAAEEVAPDAVATASGFNIAAFNFGIATFSAIGGLLVAGPGIMTTPWGGAAAGCAALVASLFVRSRQPGRMPISGERSGSAARSTINESTVL